Proteins encoded by one window of Cyclobacteriaceae bacterium:
- the galK gene encoding galactokinase codes for MMNTLITKLHNAFEESFHGNPLIVRSPGRINIIGEHTDYNEGFVLPAAIDKAAYIGITLRDDDEIHLKALDFNESFCVNVADMQPVAGNSWPNYILGSAAQFIKRGIRLRGFNAVLVSDIPIGAGMSSSAAVECATVFGLNEVLRTNLDKLTMVKMTQKAEHEYAGVMCGIMDQFASMMGKKDHVIKLDCRSLAYAYVPFKLDGVKVVLLNTNVKHSLASSEYNTRRTECEQAVAWVRAHEPRVNSLRDVTEAMLDAYVLPKDKLIDRRSRFVVQEIQRLLTGCEDLQQGNLRALGKKVFETHDGLRNMYAVSCKELDWLVDRVRDNEAVIGARMMGGGFGGCTVNLVYEHAIDELVSSLKREYEAEMKLPLTHYVASVESGTEIVKA; via the coding sequence ATGATGAATACGTTAATTACGAAACTTCATAACGCATTTGAAGAATCATTTCACGGAAATCCGCTTATCGTTCGGTCGCCCGGCCGGATCAATATAATCGGAGAGCATACGGATTATAACGAAGGCTTTGTGTTGCCGGCTGCCATTGATAAAGCGGCATACATCGGCATTACACTTCGCGATGATGATGAGATTCATTTGAAGGCGCTTGACTTCAATGAATCGTTCTGCGTTAACGTAGCCGATATGCAGCCGGTTGCCGGTAACAGTTGGCCGAATTACATACTTGGTTCTGCGGCCCAGTTTATAAAAAGAGGAATCCGACTGCGTGGTTTTAATGCAGTGCTCGTTAGCGATATTCCCATTGGTGCGGGTATGTCTTCATCAGCTGCAGTAGAATGTGCCACTGTTTTTGGGTTGAATGAAGTTTTGCGCACCAACCTGGATAAACTGACGATGGTGAAAATGACTCAAAAAGCCGAACATGAATATGCCGGAGTAATGTGTGGGATCATGGATCAGTTTGCTTCCATGATGGGTAAGAAGGATCATGTGATAAAACTGGATTGTCGTTCACTGGCGTATGCGTATGTGCCCTTTAAACTTGATGGGGTTAAAGTGGTATTGTTAAACACCAATGTCAAACATTCGTTGGCTTCATCGGAATATAATACGCGAAGAACAGAGTGTGAGCAAGCGGTAGCATGGGTTCGGGCGCATGAGCCTCGTGTAAATTCCTTGCGTGATGTCACGGAAGCAATGCTGGATGCATACGTTTTGCCAAAAGATAAATTGATTGATAGACGCAGCCGGTTTGTTGTTCAAGAAATACAACGACTGCTTACCGGATGTGAGGATCTTCAGCAAGGAAATTTGAGGGCGTTGGGAAAAAAAGTGTTTGAAACACATGATGGGCTACGAAATATGTATGCGGTTAGTTGCAAGGAGCTTGATTGGTTGGTGGACCGGGTAAGGGACAATGAAGCGGTGATTGGTGCCCGAATGATGGGTGGGGGGTTTGGTGGTTGTACTGTAAACCTTGTGTATGAGCATGCAATTGACGAACTGGTATCCTCATTGAAACGTGAATATGAAGCTGAAATGAAATTGCCACTGACGCATTATGTGGCATCTGTTGAAAGTGGGACGGAAATTGTTAAAGCATAA